The window TGCACGGAGAAGAAGAACACCATCTGCGCGAAGGCCAGCGTCACCATCGCGAAATAGATGCCCTGGCGGCGGATCGCCAGCGATCCGATGGCAAGGCCGAGAACGGCAGCACCGAGCGTGCCTGTCAGGATGGCGAGTTCCGGGGTCAATCCCCACACCTTCGCGGCGTGCGCCGACACATAGGCCGCCCCGCCGAAATAGGCCGCGTGGCCGAATGACAGGAGACCGCCGAAGCCCAGAAGAAGGTTGAACGCGCAGGCAAACAGCGCGAAGCACAGCACCTTCATCAAAAAGACGGGATAGAGGAAGAACGGCGCGGCCAGCGCGATCAGAAGCAGGCCGGCAAAGATCGCGATGTGATGCGCCGGCATCGAGCCCCGGACCTGATGGGCGACGATCGGGGTTTCGGACGTGTCGGTGACGGCGCTCATTATGCGGCCCTCCCGAACAGTCCGGCGGGTTTGACCAGGAGCACGATGGCCATGATGACGAAGATGACCACTGCGGATCCTTCAGGATAGAAGACGCGCGTCAGACCCTCGATCAATCCCAGCCCGAAGCCGGTGACGATCGATCCGAGGATCGAGCCCATGCCGCCGATGACGACCACGGCGAAGACGATGATGATGAGATCCGCGCCCATGTTCGGGTTGACCGCGTAGATCGGCGCGGCGAGAACGCCGGCGAAGCCGGCAAGCGCGACGCCGAAGCCGTAGGTCAGGGTGATCATCAGCGGGACGTTGATGCCGAAGGCGCCGACAAGCGTGGGGTTTTCGGTCGCTGCGCGCAGATAGGCGCCGAGCCTTGTCTTCTCGATGACGAACCACGTGCCGATGCAGACGACGAGCGAGGCGACGACGACCCAGCCGCGGTAATTGGGCAGGAACATGAAGCCGAGATTCTGCGCGCCGGCGAGTTGCGGCGGGATCGAATAGGGCATTCCGGATATGCCGTAATAGTTGCGGAACAGGCCCTGGATGATCAGCGCGAGGCCGAATGTCAGAAGCAGGCCGTAGAGATGGTCGAGGTGGTAGAGCCGGGATATCAAGAGCCGTTCGAGGATGATGCCGGTGATGCCGACGACGATCGGCACCAGCAGCAGCGCCCACCAGTAGCTTATTCCGAGATAGTTGAGCGCCATCCACGCCACGAAGGCGCCCATCATGTACTGCGCGCCATGCGTGAAGTTGATGATGTTGAGCAGGCCGAAGATGATCGCGAGGCCAAGCGACAGCATGGCGTAGAACGCGCCGTTGATCAGCCCAAGCAGAAGCTGGCTGAACAATGCCTGCGCCGGAATTCCCAAAAGTTCGAACATGCGCCCGTCCTGCCGGTTTCGAAAGGATGCGGCGCGCCGTCAGATCGGCGCGCCGCTTTGTCGGAAGCGCTTACTGCACCAGCGGGCAGTTGCCGTCTTCAAGCGGACGGAATGCCTTGTCGGCCGGGATCGTGGCGACGGTTTCGTAGTAGTCCCACGGTCCTTCAGACTGGTCCGGCTTCTTCACCCGGAACAGATAGGCGTCATGCATCTTGCGGCCGTCCTCGCGAATGACGCCCTTGCCGAACAGCGGATCGTCGGTCGGCAGTTCCTTCATCTTGGCGACGACTGCCTTTGCGTCGTCCTTGCTGCCGAGAGCCTCGACGGCCTTGAGATAATGGAGCGCGCCGGCATAGACGCCCGCCTGCACCATCGAAGGCTTCTTGCCCATCTTCTCTTCATAGCGCGCGGACCATTCGCGCGTCTGGTCGTTCAGGTTCCAGTAGAAGCTTTCCGTCAGCACGAGGCCCTGCGCGGTTTCGAGACCGAGCGAATGGATGTCGTTGATGAAGACGAGCAGGCCGGCGAGTGCCTGACCGCCCTGCGTGATGCCGAATTCGGACGCCTGCTTGATGGAGTTGATCGTGTCGCCGCCGGCATTGGCGAGGCCGATGACCTGTGCGCCCGACGCTTGCGCCTGCAACAGGAACGACGAGAAGTCGGTGCCGGGGAAGGGAGTCCGGACGCTGCCGAGCACCTCGCCGCCGGCCTCGGTGACGACCGCGGACGTGTCGCGCTCGAGTGCGTGGCCGAACGCGTAGTCAGCCGTGACGAAGAACCAGGTCTTGCCGCCATTGGCGACCATCGCGCCGCCGGTGCCGTGCGCGAGTTCCCACGTGTCGTATGTCCAGTGGACCGTGTTCGGCGAGCAGGCCGGGCCGGTGAGGTCGGACGTCGCCGCGCCGGAATTGATGAAGATCTTGTCCTTCTCGCGGGTGATGTCGTTGACCGCGAGCGCGACCGACGAGGTGGGAACGTCGAGAATGACGTCGACGCCATCCTGATCATACCACTGGCGCGCGATGTTCGATCCGACATCGGGCTTGTTCTGGTGATCGGCGGAGACGATCTCGACCTTGATGCCCTTTCCTTCGGCGCCGAAATCCTCGGCAGCCATCTGCGCGGCGATGACGGAACCCTCACCGGCGATGTCCGCATAGATGCCCGAACGGTCGTTGAGCACGCCGAGCTTCACCGAAATGTCCTGGGCGTACGCCGCCGAGGCCATCATCATCGCCCCAAGCGAGGCCAGTACAAAACCTGTCTTCCTCATTGCATTCTCCTCCATTGCGGCGCCTGGGCGCCTTCTCCCGTGGACTACACGCCGAGATAGGTGTGCAGCTTCTTCATGTTCGCCTCGAGGTCCTCGTTGGGGATCATGTCGATGACACGCCCCTGCTCGACGATGAAGTGCCGGTCCGCGACGGATGCCGCGAAGCGAAAATTCTGCTCGACCAGCACGATCGTGAAGCCCTCCTGCTTCAGTCGCGTGATGGTCCGCCCGATCTGCTGGACGATGACGGGCGCCAGACCTTCGGTCGGCTCGTCCAGCAACAGCATCTTCGCGCCGGTGCGCAGGATGCGGCCGATGGCCAGCATCTGCTGTTCGCCGCCCGAAAGTTTGGTGCCCTGGCTGGCCAGCCGCTCCTTGAGATTGGGGAAGAGCTCGAACACCTGCTCGACGCTGAGGCCGCCCGGCTTGACCCTGGGCGGGAGCATCAGGTTCTCCTCGACCGAGAGCGACGAGAAGACGCCGCGCTCCTCGGGGCAGTATGCGATGCCGGCCCGTGCCACCCAGCGTGCCGGACGGTGCATCAGCTCGTCGCCCTCGAACATCACCGACCCCTTCCGCTTTGGAAGGATGCCCATGATCGACTTCATGGTCGTGGTCTTGCCCGCGCCGTTGCGTCCGAGAAGCGTTACGACCTCGCCGGGGCGAACGTCGAAATTGATGCCGTGGAGCACGTGGCTCTCGCCGTACCAGGCTTCGAGGTCCTTCACGACCAGCAGCGGCGCTGCGTCGTTCGCGGATGAGAGGCGTGCCGGGGCGAGTGCTGCGTCAGCCATGTCCGGCTCCGATATAGGCTTCGATCACGCGGGGGTCCTTCGACACGGTGGCATAGTCGCCCTCGGCCAGAACCTTGCCGCGCGCGAGGACCGTGATCGTGTCCGACAGCGTCGCGACGACCGAAAGATTGTGCTCGACCATCAGGATGGTGCGGTTGGCGGAGATGCGCCGGATCAACGCCGAGATGCGCTCCACGTCTTCCTGCGCCATGCCGGCCATCGGCTCGTCGAGAAGCAGCATGTCGGGATCGAGCGCCAATGTCGTGGCGATCTCCAGGGCGCGTTTGCGGCCGTAGGACAGGTCGCTTGCGAACGTGTCAGAAAATTCGCTCAGGCCGACATCCGCCAGAAGCGCCCGCGCCTGATCGTCATATTCGGCCAAGACCTTCTGGGAGCGCCAGAAGTCGAAGCTGTCGCCGCGCTTGCGCTGCAAGGCGATGCGCACGTTCTCCATGGCGGTGAGATGCGGGAAGACCGCCGAAATCTGGAACGACCGGACGAGCCCCAGCCGCGCGATGTCGGCGGACGACATCGCGGTGATGTCCGTTCCGTTGTAGGTGATCGTCCCTTTTGTCAGGGGGAGAAACTTGGTCAGCAGGTTGAAGCACGTCGTCTTGCCGGCGCCATTGGGGCCGATGAGCGCATGGATCTGGCCCCTGCGCACATTGAGGTTCACCCCTTCGACAGCAAAGAACCCCTTGAACTCTTTCGTCAGATTCTCTGCGGCCAGAATGACGCCGTCACTCATCCATACCTCACTCACGCGCACGGGACCTGTCATGATCCCAGCTTCATTTTGTGAGCCCTCCTCCCGAGAGGTGCTCCCACCTTTGAAACGCGGTCTCTTGCCGCGCATTGAGGGGAGCATGCACAACGGCCTTCGGCAACGCAAGCTCGTAGAAATACGCTCGATCGCGCTGACCTTGCGGCTTCGCCGGTCTTTCACGGTTCAGGCAGGTTAGGCACGACTAAAGTAGAAGTGTGATAGTGTGAAACACGGTCGCTCTGACGATCGGCGCGCCTTCGCACATCATCATGTCGCGCTGCAATAAGATGTGTTCGACTGATTTCAATGCCGGATGCAACTCGTTTGCGTTCAATCGATTATAGAGCATTCCGCATAATTACGGCCTCGGCCGATACCACGCGAGCCCAATCAATATGAATGTTCACGCTGGCCAGGCGCATCGGCCTGACTCCGTTTCCATGCTTCCCGAAACCGAGACTCCGATTCGCTCCGCCTTCGCCCACCATGGTGACCTGCGAAAACTCGGCACGGCACTCGCCAACGGTTCCACCGATCACATTGAAGGCCTCGAGAGCTTCGAGCCGCGTGCGCGCACCAAGCAGAACGCCGAGCGCATCCGTCAGGTCGTCCAGGCATTGAACGAAGCCCAGCAACTGGGCGAGAGCGTCACGCCGGCGGCCAACTGGCTGCTCGACAATTCCTACGTCGTGGAGGAAGCGATCGCCGAGGTCCGGCGCGACTTGCCGCCGCGTTTCTATCGCCAGCTACCGTTGATGCCGGGTCGTGACGTTCCTCGCGTGCTGGCGCTTGCCTGGCTCTATGTCGCGCATTCCGACAGCGCCGTTTCCGCGGAAGGGTTTCGCGAGGTCGTCAGCGGGTTCCAGGAAGTTCAGCCGCTGCGGATCGGTGAACTCTGGGCGCTGCCTTCGATCCTGCGTTTCGTGCTTGTCGAGAATCTCCGGCGCCTCGCGCTGCGCGTCAATCGCGCGCGCGACATGCGCCTGCTGGCCAATCTGGTCGCGGACCGTATCGCCGCAACACCGGAATCCGAGGATCTCGCGATCCTCAGCAATTACGGCGAGCATGCGCGCGACCGGACTTTTGCGACGCAGCTTCTGCACCGCCTCCGCGACGGGTCGCACACGTCGAGCAAGGCTCTTGCCTGGCTCGAAAGCGCGCTGGAAAGCGGTGGTTCCGACGCCGAAGAGATCACCATCGGCGAGCATGCCAATCTCTCGGCCGGAAACGTGACAACCGGCAACATCATCAAGGGACTGCGGCTTCTCGACGATATCGAATGGACGGTCTGGGTCGAGGAAGTCAGCAGGATCGACCATCTGCTGCGCGAACGCACCACCTTCGAAACGCTCGACTTCCCATCGCGCGATGCCTATCGCCGGGCGATCGAGCAACTCTCGAAGCGCTCGGGCAAGGAAGAGTTCGATGTCGCGCTGGAGGCGGTGGCCCTGGCGGAAGCCGACAGGACCGACGTCGAGAGCGGCATCGATGTCGGGTGCTTCCTCGTCGGCCCGCGACGCGAGGAGTTCGAGCGCGCGATCGGAT is drawn from Mesorhizobium sp. CAU 1732 and contains these coding sequences:
- a CDS encoding ABC transporter ATP-binding protein; this encodes MSDGVILAAENLTKEFKGFFAVEGVNLNVRRGQIHALIGPNGAGKTTCFNLLTKFLPLTKGTITYNGTDITAMSSADIARLGLVRSFQISAVFPHLTAMENVRIALQRKRGDSFDFWRSQKVLAEYDDQARALLADVGLSEFSDTFASDLSYGRKRALEIATTLALDPDMLLLDEPMAGMAQEDVERISALIRRISANRTILMVEHNLSVVATLSDTITVLARGKVLAEGDYATVSKDPRVIEAYIGAGHG
- a CDS encoding branched-chain amino acid ABC transporter permease, which translates into the protein MFELLGIPAQALFSQLLLGLINGAFYAMLSLGLAIIFGLLNIINFTHGAQYMMGAFVAWMALNYLGISYWWALLLVPIVVGITGIILERLLISRLYHLDHLYGLLLTFGLALIIQGLFRNYYGISGMPYSIPPQLAGAQNLGFMFLPNYRGWVVVASLVVCIGTWFVIEKTRLGAYLRAATENPTLVGAFGINVPLMITLTYGFGVALAGFAGVLAAPIYAVNPNMGADLIIIVFAVVVIGGMGSILGSIVTGFGLGLIEGLTRVFYPEGSAVVIFVIMAIVLLVKPAGLFGRAA
- a CDS encoding ABC transporter ATP-binding protein, producing the protein MADAALAPARLSSANDAAPLLVVKDLEAWYGESHVLHGINFDVRPGEVVTLLGRNGAGKTTTMKSIMGILPKRKGSVMFEGDELMHRPARWVARAGIAYCPEERGVFSSLSVEENLMLPPRVKPGGLSVEQVFELFPNLKERLASQGTKLSGGEQQMLAIGRILRTGAKMLLLDEPTEGLAPVIVQQIGRTITRLKQEGFTIVLVEQNFRFAASVADRHFIVEQGRVIDMIPNEDLEANMKKLHTYLGV
- a CDS encoding ABC transporter substrate-binding protein, which translates into the protein MRKTGFVLASLGAMMMASAAYAQDISVKLGVLNDRSGIYADIAGEGSVIAAQMAAEDFGAEGKGIKVEIVSADHQNKPDVGSNIARQWYDQDGVDVILDVPTSSVALAVNDITREKDKIFINSGAATSDLTGPACSPNTVHWTYDTWELAHGTGGAMVANGGKTWFFVTADYAFGHALERDTSAVVTEAGGEVLGSVRTPFPGTDFSSFLLQAQASGAQVIGLANAGGDTINSIKQASEFGITQGGQALAGLLVFINDIHSLGLETAQGLVLTESFYWNLNDQTREWSARYEEKMGKKPSMVQAGVYAGALHYLKAVEALGSKDDAKAVVAKMKELPTDDPLFGKGVIREDGRKMHDAYLFRVKKPDQSEGPWDYYETVATIPADKAFRPLEDGNCPLVQ